Within Micromonospora narathiwatensis, the genomic segment CGCTGGATCTGCTGCTGGTGGCCAGCGCCAACCCGGAGGACTACACCAACCGCGGCCGGATCATCACCCCGTTGAAGGACCGGTTCGGCGCGGAGATCCGTACCCACTACCCGGTCGAGCTGGAGCTGGAGCTGGCGCTGATCCGCCAGGAGGCCGACCTGGTCGCGCAGGTGCCGGAGCATGTGCTGGAGGTGCTCGCGCGGTTCGCCCGCGCGGTGCGGGAGTCGCCGTCGGTGGACCCGCGTTCGGGGGTCTCCGCCCGGTTCGGCATCGCCGCCGCGGAGACCGTCGCCGCCGCCGCGCTGCGCCGCTCGGGCCTGCTCGCCGGTGCCGCCGCGGCGGCGGCCGGCGGCCCGCCCCGGCTCGACGAGGCCGCTGTCGCCCGGGTCGGCGACGCGGTGTCGGTGACCTCGACCCTGCGAGGGAAGGTGGAGTTCGAGAGCGGCGAGGAGGGGCGGGAGATCGAGATCCTGGCCCACCTGCTGCGGACCGCCACCGCCGAGACGTTCCGGGACCGGCTGGCCGGGCTGGACCTGTCCGGGTTCACCGCGCTGGTCGCCGAGGGCGAGGTGATCGAGACCGGCGAACTGGTCTCCTCGGCCGAGCTGCTGCGCCAGGTCGGCACCGTTCCCGGGCTGGCCAAGGTGCTCGACCGGCTGGGCCTGGGTGACGCGCCCGGCCCGGAGGAGGCCGCCGCCGGGGTCGAGTTCGTGCTGGAGGGGCTGCACCTGACCCGCCGGCTGGGCAAGGACGTCACCGATTCCGGGCGCACCGTCTACGGCGGCCGGGGCTGACCGTGGCCGGCAACCGGTTCCGGTACGGGCAGTGGCGCGGCGGGCCCGACCCGCTGGCCCCGCCGTACGACGTACGGGCCGCGGTGGACGCGGTCGGCGCGGAGGTCCTCGCGGGCGGCAGCCTGCGGGAGGCGCTGCGCGACCTGCTGCGGCGCGGCCCGCAGGCGCGCGGCGGCCTCGACGAGCTGGCCGCCCGGGCCCGGCGGCTGCGCCGGGAGGCGCTGCGGCGGGGCGACCTGGACGGCGCGGTGACCCGGGCCCGGGCGCTGCTCGACCAGGCCCTGGCCGCCGAGCGGGAGGAGCTGCGCGGCCGGGACGGCGACGAGGCGCGCTTCGCCGAGGCGGTGCTGGACAACCTGCCCCGCTCGACCGCCCGTGCCGTGGAGGAGCTGTCCGGGTACGACTGGGTCAGCGACGAGGCCCGGGTCACGTACCAGCGGATCCTGGACGGGCTGCGCGGCGAGGTGCTGGAGCAGCGCTTCGCCGGGCTGCGGGACGCGGCGCGGGCCGCTGCCGACCCGGCCGTCCAGCGGCAGCTCGCCGAGATGATGCGTGACCTCAACGACCTGCTGGACCGGCACGCCCGGTCCGAGGACACCACCGACGCGTTCGCCGAGTTCATGCGCCGGCACGGGGAGTTCTTCCCCGAGCGGCCGAAGGACGTCGACGAACTGGTCGACGTGCTGGCCCGGCGGGCGGCGGCCGGGGAGCGGCTGATGCGGTCGCTGTCGGACCGGCAGCGCGAGGAACTGGCCGGGCTGATGCGCCAGTCCCTCGGCGACCGGTTGACCGGGGAGCTGACGCAGCTCGACGCCCAGCTGCGGGCGCTGCGCCCCGACCTGAACTGGCAGCGCGGTGAGCGGATGCGCGGCGACCGGCCGCTCGGCTACGGCGAGGCGGCCGGGGCGCTCGGTGAGCTGGCCGAGCTGGACGAGCTGCTCGACCAGCTCGACCAGGACCATCCGGGGGCCACCCTGGACGACGTGGACGTCGACGCGGTGGCCCGGACGCTGGGCCGGGACGCCGCCGACGACGTACGCCGGCTTCAGGAGCTGGAGCGGGAGCTGCGCCGGCAGGGTTGGGTGACCCGGGACGCCGACGGGTTGACGTTGAGCCCGAAGGCGCTGCGCCGCCTCGCCGGCACCGCGCTGCGGCGGGTCTTCGCCGACCTGACCGCCGGCCCGCGCGGGCAGCACGACCTGCGCTCGGCGGGTGCCGCCGGCGAGGTCAGCGGCGCGTCCCGACCGTGGGAGTACGGCGACGAGCAGCCCCTGGACGTGGTGCGTACCCTCACCCGGGCGGTGCGCCGGGCCGGTCCCGGGGTGCCGGTGCAGCTCGCGGTCGAGGACTTCGAGGTGGTGGAGACCGAGCGACGGGCTTCGGCGGCGGTGGCGCTCTGCGTGGACCTGTCGTATTCGATGATCTCGCAGGGGCGGTGGGGGCCGATGAAGCAGACGGCGCTGGCGCTGTCGCATCTGATGGCGACCCGGTTCCCGCAGGACGCGTTGCAGATCGTCGGGTTCGGCCGGGAGGCGATGCCGCTGACCCAGCAGGAGTTGGCGGCGGTGGAGCCGGACCTGCGGCAGGGCACCAACCTGCAGCACGCGCTGCGGCTGGCCGGCCGGCATCTGCGCCGGCACCCGGGCGCCGAGCCGGTGGTGCTGGTGGTGACCGACGGCGAGCCGACCGCCCATCTTGACCCGGAGGACGGGGAGGCCCACTTCCACTGGCCGCCGCTGCCGGAGACCATCGAGGCGACCGTCCGCGAGGTGGACAGGCTGACCCGGTACGGGGCGACGCTGAACCTCTTCATGCTGGGTGACGACCCGGGCCTGCGCCGATTCGTCGACGCGGTGGCCCGTCGCTGCAAGGGTCGGGTCTTCACCCCCGACCTCGACGACCTCGGCGAGTACGTCGTCTCCGACTACCTCCGCTCCCGTTCCTGAGCTTGCCTCGGCCATCGAGTTGTGGCACCCCCTCATCCGGGTGAATCGGGTGCCATAACTGCCTGTTCGACGCCCGTGGGCGGGGTTGGATGCGGGCATGGACGGGGTGGACGCCGGGAGGTTGCGGCTGGCGTACGAGGCGGTGCTCGCGGAGTTGGACGCGGGCGGGTTCGGCCCGCCGGGAGACGGTGAGCTGAGCGCCGAGCAGATCGTCGCGCACCTGGCGGCCAACGACGAGCTGATGAGCGAGGCGACGGAGGCGGTGCTGGCCGGCTCGCCGTTCGCGTACTACGACCTGGAGACCATCCACCGACCGCAGCTCGACGCGCTGGTCTCCGAGTGCGGCGGGCTGGACGGGCTGTCCGCGCTGCTGCGGGCCACCAGTCAGAAATTGTGTGTGCTCGCCGATCGGCTCGGGCCGGCCGCGGAGACCCCGGTCGACACCGTGCTGCGGGAGGGCTTCGACCTGGACGTTGACGAGTCCCTGCCCTGGGGCCGTGCCCTCGACCTGCACACCCGCATCCACCTCCCCATGCACCTGACCCAACTCCGCGCCCTCCGCCCCCACCCCCACCCCGCCTAGCCCCCTACCCCACCCCCACCCCCACCCCCCCACCCCCTCCCCCACCCCGGCGATCTTGCACTTGTGGTCGCCGAGAAGCGGTGCAAAGGGGACAAACAGGGGACCCGAAGTGCAAGATCGCGGAACGGAGAGGGAGGGAGGGGAGGGGGAGGGGAGGGGGAGGGGGAGGGAGGGACGGGGGTGGGGGAGGGTCAGTGGGGGTGGGGGCGGAAGGTGTGGCGGTAGGTGGTTGGGGGGACGCCGAGGCGGTGGTGGAAGTGCTGGCGCAGGGCGGCGGCGGTGCCGAAGCCGGCGTGGCGGGCGACCTGGTCGACGGTCAGGTCGGTGGTCTCCAGCAGTAGTCGGGCGTGATCGGTGCGCTGCTGGAGCAGCCACTGCGCCGGGCTGAGCCCGGTCTCGGAACGGAAGTGCCGGGTGAAGGTGCGTACGCTCATCCGGGCGTGCGCGGCCAGGTCGCGCAGGGCGACCGGCTCGTGCAGCCGCTGCCGGGCCCACTCGCGGGTGGCGGCGGTGCCGGTGGCCGTCGCGCGGGGGACCGGGCGCTCGATGTACTGGGCCTGGCCGCCGTCGCGCCACGGTGGCACGACGCAGCGCCGGGCGGACCGGTTGGCGACCGTGCTGCCGTGGTCGGTGCGGATGACGTGCAGGCAGAGGTCGATGCCGGCGGCCACCCCGGCCGAGGTGAGCACCCCGTCGGAGTCGACGAACAACACGTCCGGGTCGAGGTCGACGGCCGGGTGCAGCCGGCGGAAGCGGTCCGCGTACGCCCAGTGGGTGGTGGCTCGGCGGCCGTCGAGCAGGCCGGCGGCGGCCAGCACGAAGGCGCCCGTGCAGATCGACATGATCCGGGCGCCCCGTTCGTGCGCCGCGCGTAGTGCGGCCGTGACGTCGGGGTCCACCGTCCCGTCGACCATCGGTGGGCCGTCGTGGATGCCGGGGACGATCACCGTGTCGGCGGTGCCGGTCAGCTCCAGGCCGTGCTCGGGCAGCACCTGGAAGCCGGCGGTGCTGCGTACCGGGCGCCCGCCGGGGGTGCAGACCTCGACGGCGTACAGCGCTGCCCGGTCGTCGTCGCGGGCGGTGCCGAAGACCTGGGACGGGGTGCCCAGATCGAGGCCGACCACGCAGTCGAGGGCGAGCACCGCGATCCGGTGCGGGACAACGGTCATGGCCCGATTATTGCGCATGATGGCTTTCCGGCCACTCGTCGTGCCGGGCAACGCCTCCGAGACTCGGTGGGTGACCCGACACCGCCTCCACCCGGCCTGGCTCGTGGCCGCCGTCGCCTTCGTCGCGCTGGTCGGCGCGGCCGGCTTCCGCGCCACGCCCAGCGTGCTGCTGCACCCACTGCACGCCGAGTTCGGCTGGCCGTTGGCGACCATCTCCGCCGCCGTCTCGGTCAACCTGATGCTCTACGGGCTGACCGCACCGTTCGCCGCCGCGCTGATGGACCGGTTCGGCATCCGCCGGGTGGTGGCCGGCGCGCTGGCGCTGGTCGCGCTCGGCAGCGGGCTGACCGTCGGGATGACCACGAGCTGGCAGCTGATCCTCTGCTGGGGCGTCCTGGTCGGGCTGGGCACCGGGTCGATGGCGCTGGCGTTCGTGGCGACGGTGACCGGGCGCTGGTTCGTCCGCCGCCGGGGCCTGGTCACCGGGGTACTCACCGCGGGTGGGGCGGCCGGGCAGCTGGTCTTCCTTCCGCTGCTCGCCGTGCTGGTGCGCGACCACGGCTGGCGGGTGGCGGCACTGGTCGTCGCCGGCGCCGCGCTGGCGGTCGTACCCCTGGTGGTCTGGCTGCTGCGCGAGCACCCGGCGGATCTCGGCCTGCCGGCCTACGGCGCGACCGAGGTGGTGCCCGCGACGCCGCCGGCGGGCGGGGCGGCGGCCGGGGCGGTCGGCGCGCTCTCTGCCGCCGCGCGGACCCGGCCGTTCTGGCTGCTCGCCGGGGGTTTCGCGATCTGCGGCGCGACCACCAACGGTCTGGTCGGCACCCACTTCGTGCCGGCCGCACACGACCACGGCATGCCGGAGACGACCGCCGCGGGGCTGCTCGCCCTGGTCGGCATCTTCGACATCGTCGGTACGGTGGCCTCCGGCTGGCTCACCGACCGGGTGGACAGCCGACTGCTCCTCGGCGCCTACTACGCGCTGCGCGGCGCGTCGCTGCTGGTGCTGCCCAGCCTCTTCGCCGGCAGCACCGAGCCCAGCATGCTGGTCTTCGTCGTCTTCTACGGCCTGGACTGGGTGGCCACCGTGCCGCCGACCGTGGCGCTGTGCCGGGAGCACTTCGGCGCGTCCGGCGCGGTGGTGTTCGGCTGGGTGTTCGCCGCCCACCAGGTCGGCGCGGCGGTGGCGGCGACCGGTGCCGGGCTGGTCCGCGACCAACTCGGCGAGTACACCCTGGCCTGGTACGTGGCCGGCGCGTTGTCGATCGGCGCGGCCGGGCTCTCCCTGCTG encodes:
- a CDS encoding sigma 54-interacting transcriptional regulator, with the translated sequence MCRVTAPNQVPPVPPADLPGTLGALRASGHHYRTVKQEIRDNLLARMRSGEERFPGIVGYADTVLPEVERALLAGHDMVLLGERGQGKTRLIRSLGGLLDEWTPVIPGSVLNEHPMHPLTPASRALVDERGDGLPIGWLHRSMRYGEKLATPDTSVGDLIGDVDPVRLAQGRTLGDPETIHFGLVPRTNRGIFAVNELPDLAERIQVALLNVLEERDIQVRGYQLRLPLDLLLVASANPEDYTNRGRIITPLKDRFGAEIRTHYPVELELELALIRQEADLVAQVPEHVLEVLARFARAVRESPSVDPRSGVSARFGIAAAETVAAAALRRSGLLAGAAAAAAGGPPRLDEAAVARVGDAVSVTSTLRGKVEFESGEEGREIEILAHLLRTATAETFRDRLAGLDLSGFTALVAEGEVIETGELVSSAELLRQVGTVPGLAKVLDRLGLGDAPGPEEAAAGVEFVLEGLHLTRRLGKDVTDSGRTVYGGRG
- a CDS encoding VWA domain-containing protein, which codes for MAGNRFRYGQWRGGPDPLAPPYDVRAAVDAVGAEVLAGGSLREALRDLLRRGPQARGGLDELAARARRLRREALRRGDLDGAVTRARALLDQALAAEREELRGRDGDEARFAEAVLDNLPRSTARAVEELSGYDWVSDEARVTYQRILDGLRGEVLEQRFAGLRDAARAAADPAVQRQLAEMMRDLNDLLDRHARSEDTTDAFAEFMRRHGEFFPERPKDVDELVDVLARRAAAGERLMRSLSDRQREELAGLMRQSLGDRLTGELTQLDAQLRALRPDLNWQRGERMRGDRPLGYGEAAGALGELAELDELLDQLDQDHPGATLDDVDVDAVARTLGRDAADDVRRLQELERELRRQGWVTRDADGLTLSPKALRRLAGTALRRVFADLTAGPRGQHDLRSAGAAGEVSGASRPWEYGDEQPLDVVRTLTRAVRRAGPGVPVQLAVEDFEVVETERRASAAVALCVDLSYSMISQGRWGPMKQTALALSHLMATRFPQDALQIVGFGREAMPLTQQELAAVEPDLRQGTNLQHALRLAGRHLRRHPGAEPVVLVVTDGEPTAHLDPEDGEAHFHWPPLPETIEATVREVDRLTRYGATLNLFMLGDDPGLRRFVDAVARRCKGRVFTPDLDDLGEYVVSDYLRSRS
- a CDS encoding GlxA family transcriptional regulator, whose product is MTVVPHRIAVLALDCVVGLDLGTPSQVFGTARDDDRAALYAVEVCTPGGRPVRSTAGFQVLPEHGLELTGTADTVIVPGIHDGPPMVDGTVDPDVTAALRAAHERGARIMSICTGAFVLAAAGLLDGRRATTHWAYADRFRRLHPAVDLDPDVLFVDSDGVLTSAGVAAGIDLCLHVIRTDHGSTVANRSARRCVVPPWRDGGQAQYIERPVPRATATGTAATREWARQRLHEPVALRDLAAHARMSVRTFTRHFRSETGLSPAQWLLQQRTDHARLLLETTDLTVDQVARHAGFGTAAALRQHFHHRLGVPPTTYRHTFRPHPH
- a CDS encoding MFS transporter, which produces MTRHRLHPAWLVAAVAFVALVGAAGFRATPSVLLHPLHAEFGWPLATISAAVSVNLMLYGLTAPFAAALMDRFGIRRVVAGALALVALGSGLTVGMTTSWQLILCWGVLVGLGTGSMALAFVATVTGRWFVRRRGLVTGVLTAGGAAGQLVFLPLLAVLVRDHGWRVAALVVAGAALAVVPLVVWLLREHPADLGLPAYGATEVVPATPPAGGAAAGAVGALSAAARTRPFWLLAGGFAICGATTNGLVGTHFVPAAHDHGMPETTAAGLLALVGIFDIVGTVASGWLTDRVDSRLLLGAYYALRGASLLVLPSLFAGSTEPSMLVFVVFYGLDWVATVPPTVALCREHFGASGAVVFGWVFAAHQVGAAVAATGAGLVRDQLGEYTLAWYVAGALSIGAAGLSLLLRRRGGEAPVALPVTVGRRAWSYRG